In the genome of Triticum urartu cultivar G1812 chromosome 5, Tu2.1, whole genome shotgun sequence, one region contains:
- the LOC125555637 gene encoding zealexin A1 synthase-like — protein MMDFTALSPLLFLFFVLLILKLVIDHYASPTRGQRLPPGPWQLPLIGSLHHLLLSRSGDLPHRAMRDLSRAHGPLMLLRLGAVPTLVVSSAEAAREVMKTHDAAFASRHLSATLDIISCGGKGILFSHYNDRWRELRRICVHELFSQRRVLSFRPAREDEVARLLRAVSDGCRDGQAVNLSEKMCRMTNDSVVRAAIGGRCHHRDEFLHELDEAVRLTGGINLADLYPSSRLVRRLSVAARDMVRCQRNIYRIVQSIIKERAGIPADERDEDLLGVLLRLQKDGGLQFELTTEIISTVIFDIFSAGSETSSTTLEWAMSELMRNPRVLHKVQSEVREAFNGQDKLTEDDIVKVRLGYLQLVIKEALRLHPPAALLLPRECRETCRVMGYDVPKGTKVFVNVWAMGRDDRYWGDAEAFRPERFENSTVDFKGADFEFLPFGAGRRMCPGMSLGMANMELALASLLFHFDWELPCGVGAEDMTETFGITVRRKSKLWVHAKPHVPCEN, from the exons ATGATGGACTTCACGGCGCTCTCACCGCTACTCTTCCTCTTCTTCGTTCTGCTCATCCTCAAACTGGTCATCGACCACTACGCATCACCCACCCGCGGGCAGCGACTGCCACCCGGCCCATGGCAGCTGCCGCTCATCGGCAGCCTGCACCACCTCCTGCTGTCGCGCTCCGGGGACCTGCCCCACCGGGCCATGCGCGACCTCTCCCGTGCCCACGGCCCGCTCATGCTCCTCCGGCTCGGCGCCGTGCCCACGCTCGTCGTCTCCTCCGCCGAGGCCGCCAGGGAGGTCATGAAGACCCACGACGCTGCCTTCGCCAGCCGCCACCTCAGCGCCACGCTCGACATCATCAGCTGCGGTGGCAAGGGCATCCTCTTCTCCCACTACAACGACCGCTGGCGCGAGCTCCGCAGGATCTGCGTGCACGAGCTCTTCAGCCAGCGCCGCGTGCTCTCCTTCCGACCGGCACGGGAGGACGAGGTCGCCCGCCTCCTGCGCGCCGTCTCCGACGGGTGCCGTGATGGCCAAGCAGTCAACCTCAGCGAGAAGATGTGCCGCATGACCAACGACTCCGTGGTGCGCGCGGCCATCGGCGGTAGGTGCCACCACCGCGACGAGTTCTTGCACGAGCTAGACGAGGCCGTGCGGCTCACCGGCGGGATCAATCTCGCTGACCTGTACCCGTCGTCGCGGCTCGTGCGCCGGCTCAGCGTCGCCGCGCGGGACATGGTCAGGTGCCAGAGGAACATCTATCGCATCGTGCAGAGCATCATAAAAGAACGCGCCGGCATCCCAGCGGACGAGAGAGACGAGGACCTGCTCGGCGTCCTCCTCAGGCTGCAGAAGGACGGCGGCCTGCAGTTTGAACTCACCACCGAGATCATCAGCACCGTCATCTTC GACATTTTCTCTGCCGGGAGCGAGACATCGTCGACGACGCTAGAATGGGCCATGTCGGAGCTCATGAGAAACCCACGAGTTCTCCACAAGGTGCAATCGGAGGTGAGAGAGGCCTTCAACGGGCAAGACAAGCTGACCGAGGACGACATCGTCAAGGTGAGGCTGGGCTACCTCCAGCTGGTGATCAAGGAGGCCCTGAGGCTGCACCCGCCGGCGGCGCTCCTGCTCCCACGCGAGTGCCGCGAGACGTGCCGGGTGATGGGCTACGACGTGCCCAAGGGCACCAAGGTGTTCGTCAACGTGTGGGCGATGGGGAGGGACGACAGGTACTGGGGCGACGCGGAGGCATTCAGGCCGGAGAGGTTCGAGAACAGCACCGTCGACTTCAAGGGCGCCGACTTCGAGTTCCTCCCCTTCGGAGCCGGCCGGAGGATGTGCCCCGGCATGTCGCTCGGGATGGCCAACATGGAGCTGGCGCTGGCTAGCCTCCTTTTCCACTTCGACTGGGAGCTGCCCTGTGGCGTCGGGGCCGAAGACATGACGGAGACCTTCGGCATCACGGTGAGAAGGAAGTCCAAGCTCTGGGTGCATGCGAAACCCCACGTTCCATGTGAGAATTGA